Proteins encoded together in one Telopea speciosissima isolate NSW1024214 ecotype Mountain lineage chromosome 4, Tspe_v1, whole genome shotgun sequence window:
- the LOC122658338 gene encoding GATA transcription factor 28-like isoform X2, with protein MTETNEQLSLYDHENHMQSMNPASQIEEEDEGAAGESIDNPHVRYEAHTLENGGVGRSVEVMDGVEEVPPDSNFLGGANFVLPSRGEGMDQLTLSFQGEVYVFDAVSPEKVQAVLLLLGGYEMPSGVSGVASPPNQRSLVEYPRRSSLPQREASLHRFREKRKERNFDKKIRYTVRKEVALRMQRKKGQFTSSKATLDETASGSSNWNGSGQDDSQQETLCTHCGISSKSTPMMRRGPAGPRTLCNACGLMWANKVGSRIWLITSRIEMKIYELCLYNKQFYESIYTINVSLLLSLFRIQYCHKYC; from the exons ATGACTGAGACGAATGAACAGTTATCATTATACGACCATGAGAACCACATGCAGTCCATGAACCCTGCGAGCCAGATcgaggaagaagacgaagggGCAGCTGGAGAGTCCATCGACAATCCTCACGTACGATACGAAGCTCACACGCTTGAAAACGGTGGCGTTGGGCGCAGCGTTGAGGTCATGGATGGCGTTGAAGAGGTCCCGCCCGATTCTAACTTTCTCGGTGGCGCCAATTTCGTGTTACCTTCACGTGGAGAGGGTATGGATCAGCTGACTCTCTCCTTCCAAGGCGAAGTCTATGTGTTCGATGCCGTATCCCCGGAGAAG GTACAGGCGGTTCTGCTATTGCTGGGAGGGTATGAAATGCCTTCTGGCGTGTCTGGCGTTGCATCCCCCCCGAATCAGAGG AGTTTAGTTGAGTACCCTCGACGCTCGAGTCTTCCTCAGAGAGAGGCTTCTCTTCATAGGTTCcgtgaaaaaagaaaagagcgcAACTTTGACAAGAAAATTCGATATACCGTTCGAAAAGAAGTTGCTCTCAG GATGCAACGTAAAAAGGGTCAATTCACATCGTCAAAGGCGACTTTAGATGAAACAGCATCAGGTTCTTCAAATTGGAATGGTTCAGGACAAGATGATTCACAGCAAGAAACTTT ATGCACACACTGTGGCATTAGTTCAAAGTCCACTCCAATGATGCGTCGTGGGCCAGCTGGACCTAGGACTCTGTGCAATGCATGTGGGCTTATGTGGGCAAACAAGGTTGGTTCCCGTATATGGCTAATTACT AGTAGAATAGAAATGAAAATCTATGAGCTTTGTCTTTATAATAAGCAATTTTATGAGAGTATCTATACAATTAAtgtctctctcttgctctctcttttTCGCATTCAGTACTGTCATAAATATTGTTGA